In Sphingomonas sp. G-3-2-10, a single window of DNA contains:
- a CDS encoding glycoside hydrolase family 3 protein, whose translation MRKLLLATTIFCAAPAIAQHAPTALSGPTTADPEKWPAAASQGLLDPATEKMIDGLIARMSVEEKVGQMIQADIASIKPEDLRTYPLGSILAGGNSPPLSGNDRSPAKDWVETTRAFRAVAMEARPGRVTIPLIFGVDAVHGNNNVIGATIFPHNIGLGAANDPDLIRRIGHVTAIETAAAGPDWAFGPTLAVPQNDRWGRAYEGYSEDPALVASYSGAMIEGLQGKPGQGRIQQGHVAASAKHFLGDGGTTDGIDQGDTQVDEVTLIRIHAAGYPGAINAGAMTIMASFNSWNGVKMHGNKSLLTDVLKGRMGFQGFVVGDWNGHAQIPGCTATDCPQTFNAGLDMAMAPDSWKGLFESTVRHVRDGTIPMSRVDDAVRRILRVKARLGLFDPARPVEGTDALGKPEHRAVAREAVSKSIVLLKNEGVLPLKSTANILVTGPGADSIGMQSGGWTLSWQGDGNGNELFPNGQSIYAGIAEAVKKDGGAATLSADGSFAKKPDVAIVVFGEQPYAEMRGDVRTLEFQPGDKQALATLTKLRAQGIPTVAVFLSGRPMWVNPELNASDAFVAAWLPGTEGGGIADVIIGDKSGKPRTDFRGRLSFSWPKTAGQFLLNKGDANYDPLFAFGYGLSYAKPGKVAKLNEDAGVDASLANTTIYFARGQVPAPFSFATDSRVTRAVAEGPAQQEGGVRLTWPAGPATIRIGGGDLDLTREANADLSIQISYRVDTAPTGPVRLLMEGGANTGSIDATSLFAKPDGWQTAKVFLKCYTTNGVDLTKVTAPFVLQASGPFSVTIADVRIVSDPNNSVCPGAK comes from the coding sequence ATGCGGAAGCTCTTGCTGGCCACCACGATTTTTTGCGCCGCGCCGGCGATCGCGCAGCATGCACCGACAGCGCTGTCTGGCCCCACCACCGCCGACCCGGAGAAATGGCCCGCCGCCGCCAGCCAGGGACTTCTCGATCCCGCGACCGAAAAGATGATCGACGGCCTGATCGCGCGGATGAGCGTGGAGGAGAAGGTCGGCCAGATGATTCAGGCCGATATCGCCAGCATCAAGCCCGAGGATTTGCGCACCTATCCGCTCGGCTCGATCCTGGCGGGCGGCAACTCGCCGCCGCTTTCGGGCAACGATCGCTCACCCGCGAAGGACTGGGTGGAAACCACCCGCGCCTTCCGCGCGGTGGCGATGGAAGCGCGTCCCGGCCGGGTCACCATCCCGCTGATCTTCGGAGTCGATGCGGTCCACGGCAACAACAACGTGATCGGCGCGACGATCTTCCCGCACAATATCGGTCTCGGCGCCGCCAATGACCCCGACCTGATCCGCCGCATCGGCCATGTCACTGCGATCGAGACCGCCGCCGCCGGCCCCGACTGGGCATTCGGCCCGACTCTCGCCGTGCCGCAGAACGATCGCTGGGGCCGCGCCTATGAAGGCTATTCGGAAGATCCCGCGCTCGTCGCCAGCTATTCGGGTGCGATGATCGAGGGGCTGCAGGGCAAGCCCGGTCAGGGCCGCATCCAGCAGGGCCATGTCGCGGCATCGGCCAAGCATTTCCTCGGCGATGGCGGCACCACCGACGGCATCGACCAGGGCGATACCCAGGTCGACGAAGTCACGCTGATCCGCATCCACGCCGCCGGCTATCCGGGCGCGATCAATGCCGGTGCGATGACGATCATGGCGTCGTTCAACAGCTGGAACGGCGTGAAGATGCACGGCAACAAGTCGCTGCTCACCGATGTGCTGAAAGGCCGGATGGGCTTTCAGGGCTTCGTCGTCGGCGACTGGAACGGCCATGCCCAGATCCCCGGCTGCACCGCGACCGATTGCCCGCAGACCTTCAACGCCGGTCTCGACATGGCGATGGCGCCGGACAGCTGGAAGGGCCTGTTCGAAAGCACGGTCCGCCACGTCCGCGACGGCACGATCCCGATGTCGCGCGTCGACGACGCGGTGCGCCGCATCCTGCGCGTGAAGGCACGGCTGGGCCTGTTCGATCCGGCGCGCCCGGTCGAGGGCACCGACGCGCTCGGCAAGCCCGAACATCGCGCCGTGGCGCGCGAAGCGGTCAGCAAGTCGATCGTGCTGCTCAAGAATGAAGGCGTGCTGCCGCTCAAATCCACCGCCAACATCCTCGTCACCGGCCCCGGCGCGGATTCGATCGGGATGCAGAGCGGCGGCTGGACGCTGAGCTGGCAGGGTGACGGCAACGGCAACGAACTGTTCCCCAATGGCCAGTCCATCTATGCCGGCATCGCCGAAGCGGTGAAGAAGGATGGGGGCGCCGCGACGCTTTCCGCCGATGGCAGCTTCGCGAAAAAGCCGGATGTCGCGATCGTGGTGTTCGGCGAACAGCCCTATGCCGAAATGCGCGGCGACGTGCGCACGCTGGAATTCCAGCCGGGCGACAAACAGGCGCTGGCGACCCTCACCAAACTCCGCGCGCAGGGCATCCCGACCGTCGCGGTATTCCTCTCAGGCCGTCCGATGTGGGTGAATCCCGAGCTCAACGCTTCCGACGCGTTCGTCGCGGCATGGCTGCCGGGCACCGAAGGCGGCGGCATCGCCGACGTCATCATCGGCGACAAATCGGGCAAGCCGCGCACGGACTTCCGCGGACGCCTGTCGTTCAGCTGGCCCAAGACCGCCGGCCAGTTCCTGCTGAACAAGGGCGATGCGAATTACGATCCGCTGTTCGCCTTCGGCTATGGCCTGTCCTACGCCAAGCCGGGCAAGGTCGCGAAGCTGAACGAAGATGCCGGGGTCGATGCGAGCCTGGCCAACACCACGATTTACTTCGCGCGCGGGCAGGTGCCCGCGCCGTTCTCGTTCGCGACCGACAGCCGCGTCACTCGTGCGGTGGCCGAAGGTCCGGCGCAGCAGGAAGGCGGGGTCAGGCTGACCTGGCCCGCCGGCCCCGCGACGATCCGGATCGGCGGCGGCGATCTGGACCTCACGCGCGAAGCCAATGCCGATCTGTCGATCCAGATCAGCTACCGCGTCGATACCGCGCCCACCGGCCCGGTGCGGCTGCTGATGGAGGGCGGCGCGAACACCGGATCGATCGACGCGACCAGCCTGTTCGCCAAGCCTGACGGATGGCAGACCGCCAAGGTCTTCCTGAAATGCTACACCACCAACGGCGTCGATCTGACCAAGGTCACCGCGCCGTTCGTGCTGCAGGCCAGCGGGCCGTTCAGCGTCACCATCGCCGATGTACGGATCGTGTCCGATCCCAATAATTCGGTGTGCCCGGGAGCGAAGTGA